The Halopseudomonas sabulinigri genome window below encodes:
- a CDS encoding FixH family protein, with translation MQHDNLSTPWYKQFWAWFIIAILAFAVFIGLGLLFVATLNPDSLVRDNYYTEGKAINLYLGRDHMARDLGVGADFGIDEVTGDITLELQGDFVALPRSLTLDLISPAHASQDRAIILRQIRGNSYTGQLEQQIEGRRYIELSDPDKPGDKGWRLTGELNLVPGQRYQISAQ, from the coding sequence ATGCAGCACGACAACCTCAGCACGCCCTGGTACAAGCAGTTCTGGGCCTGGTTCATCATCGCCATTCTGGCCTTTGCGGTGTTCATTGGCCTGGGGCTGCTGTTCGTTGCCACGCTCAACCCCGACAGCCTGGTACGCGACAACTATTACACTGAGGGCAAGGCCATCAACCTGTACCTTGGCCGCGACCATATGGCACGCGACCTGGGCGTGGGTGCTGATTTCGGCATCGACGAAGTCACCGGTGACATCACCCTGGAGCTGCAGGGTGACTTTGTGGCTTTGCCGCGCAGCCTTACGCTCGACCTGATCTCCCCCGCGCACGCCTCGCAAGATCGCGCCATCATCCTGCGGCAGATTCGCGGCAACAGCTACACCGGCCAGCTCGAACAACAGATCGAAGGCCGTCGCTACATTGAGCTCAGCGATCCGGACAAACCCGGCGACAAGGGCTGGCGTCTGACCGGCGAGCTGAACCTGGTACCCGGTCAGCGGTACCAGATTTCCGCACAGTAA